The segment CTCTGCGCCCGCCCGGGCCCGCTCCAGGGCCGCGAGGAAGTCGGCCGGCGGCGGCACCGTGAAGTCCATGGGCCGGCCGTCCCGCGGGTGGGCAAAGGCCAGGCGGGTCGCATGCAGGGCCTGCCCCTCGAGACCCAGCTCGCCCTGGGCGCGGCGGCCGCCATAGACCGGATCCCCCGCCACCGGCAGGCCGATGAAGGCCAGGTGGACCCGGATCTGGTGGGTCCGGCCGGTGTCCAGCCAGCAGCGCAACAAGGTGTACCGGCCCACCTGTTCCACCACGGCAAAGTGGGTGCGCGCCGGCCGACCTCCGGTGGTCAGCACGGTCATCCGGGTCCGATCGGCCGGATGGCGGCCGATGGGCGCCTCCACCGTGCCCTCCCGCACCTCGGGCCAGCCCCGCACCAGGGCCAGGTACTCGCGGTGGACCCGCCGTTCTTTGATCTGCCGTACCAGCTCCCGGTACGCAAGGGGGCTGCGGGCCACCACCA is part of the Thermaerobacter subterraneus DSM 13965 genome and harbors:
- a CDS encoding RluA family pseudouridine synthase, whose amino-acid sequence is MADDPPVAGRAPRTAVFVVPGSAAGERLDVFLAEQDGLDLTRSAIQRLIRSHRVWVNGRTARPSRRLEPGEEVVIELPEPAPSGVVPEALPLDVVYEDPDVVVLNKPRGWVVHPAPGHPQGTLANALLARYPEMEGVGGPGRPGIVHRLDRDTTGLLVVARSPLAYRELVRQIKERRVHREYLALVRGWPEVREGTVEAPIGRHPADRTRMTVLTTGGRPARTHFAVVEQVGRYTLLRCWLDTGRTHQIRVHLAFIGLPVAGDPVYGGRRAQGELGLEGQALHATRLAFAHPRDGRPMDFTVPPPADFLAALERARAGAEG